The proteins below come from a single uncultured Carboxylicivirga sp. genomic window:
- a CDS encoding thiamine pyrophosphate-dependent enzyme — translation MSETNSIISPENIIYQKTPLLLDATMHYCPGCSHGTVHKLLAEVLEELGVQEKAVGVAPVGCSVLLYNYIDIDWQEAAHGRAPALATAIKRLLPDRVVFTYQGDGDLAAIGTAETIHACNRGEDVVIIFINNGIYGMTGGQMAPTTLPGMKAATCPQGRDVSHDGMPIKISDLLAQLPGTCYVTRQSVHTPANARKTKKALRKAFENQLANKGTSLVEIVSTCNSGWKMSPVKANEWMEENMFPMYPLGDLKDE, via the coding sequence ATGTCAGAGACAAATTCAATAATATCTCCTGAGAATATCATTTATCAGAAAACACCTTTGTTGTTAGATGCAACAATGCACTATTGTCCTGGATGTAGCCATGGTACTGTGCATAAATTGCTGGCCGAGGTACTTGAAGAATTAGGTGTTCAGGAAAAAGCTGTAGGAGTAGCTCCAGTAGGATGTTCTGTATTATTATATAATTACATTGATATCGATTGGCAGGAAGCTGCGCATGGTAGAGCACCTGCTTTAGCAACTGCAATTAAACGTTTATTGCCCGATAGAGTTGTTTTTACTTATCAGGGCGATGGTGATTTAGCAGCAATTGGTACTGCCGAAACCATTCACGCTTGTAACCGTGGCGAAGATGTTGTTATTATCTTTATTAACAATGGTATCTACGGTATGACAGGAGGGCAAATGGCTCCCACCACTTTACCGGGAATGAAAGCTGCTACTTGTCCGCAAGGCCGTGATGTTAGTCATGATGGTATGCCTATTAAGATTTCCGATTTATTGGCACAATTACCAGGTACTTGTTATGTAACGCGTCAGTCGGTTCATACACCTGCTAATGCCCGCAAAACTAAAAAAGCTTTGCGTAAGGCGTTTGAAAATCAATTGGCAAATAAAGGAACTTCGTTGGTTGAGATTGTTTCAACTTGTAACTCAGGATGGAAAATGAGTCCGGTAAAAGCCAACGAATGGATGGAAGAAAATATGTTTCCAATGTATCCTTTGGGCGATTTAAAAGACGAGTAG
- a CDS encoding 4Fe-4S binding protein produces the protein MAKAKGAIVVDTTACKGCGVCITACPTKVIDLATEVNGKGYHYAYMANPESCIGCSNCAVVCPDTCITVYRAKAGATA, from the coding sequence ATGGCAAAAGCAAAAGGTGCAATTGTTGTAGACACAACAGCCTGTAAAGGTTGTGGAGTGTGCATTACAGCTTGTCCCACAAAAGTGATTGATTTGGCCACCGAGGTAAATGGTAAGGGATATCATTACGCCTACATGGCTAATCCTGAGTCGTGTATTGGGTGTTCTAACTGTGCAGTTGTATGCCCCGATACATGTATTACTGTTTATCGCGCTAAAGCAGGTGCCACTGCTTAA
- a CDS encoding LytTR family DNA-binding domain-containing protein translates to MKALIIEDEHTAAENLKAIIKEESRDMEIIDVLDSIQSSVEYLNNQPMPDVIFMDIHLADGQSFLIFEQVEITCPVIFTTAYDEYALEAFKVNSIDYLLKPIQPEDVSRAIRKLNQLTNTDKDEYTERIESFLASRITYTKTFLIPYKDKLIPISTAQIAFFYTSNEAVSVTTVDGRSYPMDKSLDTLMNKLDPGSFFRANRQFIIAHQAIKEVAIWFGNRLSATLVVPTEERIIISKARVSSFKKWLAQN, encoded by the coding sequence ATGAAAGCACTGATTATTGAAGACGAACATACAGCAGCCGAAAATCTGAAAGCTATTATTAAAGAAGAATCTCGGGATATGGAAATCATCGATGTGTTGGATAGTATTCAATCTTCAGTTGAGTACCTAAATAATCAACCAATGCCCGATGTCATTTTTATGGATATTCATTTGGCTGACGGACAATCATTCTTAATTTTTGAACAAGTAGAAATTACCTGCCCTGTAATTTTCACTACAGCATATGACGAATATGCACTTGAAGCCTTTAAAGTAAATAGTATCGATTATTTATTAAAGCCTATTCAACCCGAAGATGTTAGTAGAGCCATCAGAAAACTAAACCAATTAACCAACACTGATAAAGATGAATACACCGAAAGAATTGAAAGCTTTTTAGCCAGCCGTATCACTTATACTAAAACGTTTTTAATTCCTTATAAAGATAAACTTATTCCTATTTCAACCGCTCAAATAGCTTTTTTCTACACTTCCAATGAAGCTGTTTCGGTCACCACCGTTGACGGAAGATCCTACCCAATGGATAAATCGTTAGACACATTAATGAACAAACTCGATCCCGGTTCTTTTTTCAGAGCAAACCGTCAATTTATTATTGCCCATCAAGCCATAAAGGAAGTAGCCATTTGGTTCGGCAATCGCTTATCTGCCACTTTAGTTGTACCAACCGAGGAACGCATAATCATCAGCAAAGCAAGAGTTTCGTCCTTTAAAAAATGGCTTGCTCAAAATTAG
- a CDS encoding carbohydrate-binding domain-containing protein — protein sequence MKKLLFYFMFLLAFAAVQYSCDRSSDIEVGDNDDDNSSGESHDEDIDYEWDSSNGTLIALEATSIYVEGSGVTVSGTVATIDSGGYYTVTGTLNDGQLRVNTTDTESVHIQLNGASITCSNNAAIFIEDSEKTIIMLADDTYNSLTDGSSYGNEEDANAALYSKSDLTLYGNGTLIVKANYNDGITSKDGLIISGGNYNIIAADDAIRGKDYLIIKDGIFDIEAGGDGFKSDNEDNGTGYIAIDYSECNIVCDGDGIQATSDLSISAGYYTIECAGGSTGYLAADASAKGLKAGSSLIIDGGSFTINTPDDAIHSNDAIIINGGTSEIAAGDDAIHADNTLEINDGYYSISECYEGVESNVITINGGSVVLHSSDDGINAANGSGGMGGGNSTLAINGGFIAVYASGDGIDVNGSATMTSGTVLVHGPISNGNGPLDYDGTFSISGGILVAAGSSGMAQAPSSSSQASVLINFTSSNAGNTMFNLQSAAGDEIITFTPGKTYQSIVISSPDINVGSSYSAYLNGSHSGSENEGLYTNGVYSSGNQYTSFTANSTTTTIGSSSGGGGGGPGRP from the coding sequence ATGAAAAAACTATTATTCTATTTTATGTTTCTGCTTGCATTCGCTGCCGTCCAGTACAGTTGCGATCGTTCATCAGACATTGAAGTAGGCGACAATGATGACGACAATTCAAGTGGCGAAAGTCATGATGAAGATATCGATTACGAATGGGATTCGAGCAATGGTACTCTCATTGCATTGGAGGCAACATCGATATACGTTGAAGGATCAGGGGTAACTGTTTCTGGCACGGTGGCTACTATCGATAGCGGAGGTTATTATACTGTAACAGGTACTCTTAACGATGGGCAGCTACGCGTTAACACAACCGATACAGAAAGTGTTCACATTCAATTAAACGGAGCCTCCATAACATGCTCTAACAATGCAGCCATTTTTATTGAAGATTCTGAGAAAACCATTATTATGCTGGCCGATGATACATATAACAGCCTTACCGATGGATCCTCTTATGGAAATGAAGAAGACGCTAACGCAGCTCTCTATAGTAAATCTGATCTTACTTTATATGGCAATGGAACCCTAATTGTAAAAGCTAATTACAACGATGGTATTACCAGTAAAGACGGATTGATTATATCAGGAGGAAATTACAATATTATTGCAGCCGACGATGCTATTCGAGGTAAAGATTATTTGATCATAAAAGATGGAATTTTTGATATTGAGGCAGGTGGAGATGGTTTTAAATCTGATAACGAAGATAATGGTACGGGATATATCGCTATTGATTATAGCGAATGTAATATTGTTTGCGATGGTGACGGTATACAGGCTACCAGCGATTTATCCATTTCAGCAGGTTATTATACAATTGAATGTGCCGGAGGTTCAACAGGATATTTAGCTGCAGATGCTTCGGCCAAAGGTCTTAAAGCCGGATCGTCACTTATAATAGATGGTGGCTCATTCACGATCAATACACCTGATGATGCTATTCATTCCAATGACGCAATAATCATCAATGGAGGAACATCTGAAATTGCGGCCGGCGATGATGCTATTCATGCCGATAATACACTTGAAATTAACGATGGCTACTACTCTATTTCGGAATGTTACGAAGGGGTTGAAAGTAATGTTATCACCATAAACGGAGGATCAGTAGTTTTACATTCGAGCGATGATGGAATAAACGCTGCTAACGGATCCGGCGGTATGGGGGGAGGAAATTCAACACTAGCTATCAATGGTGGATTTATTGCTGTATATGCTTCAGGTGATGGCATTGATGTGAACGGTTCTGCAACCATGACCAGCGGTACAGTATTGGTTCACGGGCCTATCAGCAATGGAAACGGACCACTGGACTACGATGGAACCTTTTCCATCTCGGGTGGAATATTAGTTGCCGCAGGAAGTTCTGGAATGGCACAAGCTCCAAGTTCATCATCACAAGCCTCGGTGCTGATAAACTTTACATCCAGCAATGCAGGTAACACCATGTTTAACCTTCAATCGGCTGCTGGTGACGAAATCATTACATTCACTCCGGGCAAAACATATCAGTCTATTGTAATATCAAGTCCTGATATCAATGTAGGATCCAGTTATTCTGCCTATTTAAATGGATCGCATAGTGGCTCTGAAAACGAAGGACTATATACAAATGGAGTTTATTCTTCCGGCAATCAGTATACGAGTTTTACAGCCAATAGTACCACCACAACTATTGGAAGTTCCAGCGGAGGTGGTGGAGGTGGCCCAGGAAGACCTTAA
- a CDS encoding 3-methyl-2-oxobutanoate dehydrogenase subunit VorB, whose protein sequence is MRELKLMKGNEAIAEAAIRCGVDGYFGYPITPQSEVMETLMDQAPWESTGMVVLQAESEIASINMVYGGAGCGKRVMTSSSSPGVSLMQEGMTYLAGAELPCVVVNVVRGGPGLGTIQPAQSDYFQTVKGGGHGDYKLITLAPASVQEMADFVELAFDLAFKYRNPAVILSDGVIGQMMEKVELGEYKPRWTNEYIEENHPWATMGKKNRERNIITSVQLEPSVQEAFNHKLQKKYRDCEDNEVRYEEYLCDDAEYLLVAYGSSARICQKAAEIAREKGIKVGLLRPITLWPFPTKQIAHYADKVKGMLSVEMSAGQMVEDVRLSVEGKVRVEHYGRLGGAIHSPGEVVEALENKFLKA, encoded by the coding sequence ATGAGAGAACTAAAATTAATGAAAGGTAATGAGGCAATAGCAGAAGCTGCTATCCGCTGTGGTGTTGACGGGTATTTTGGATATCCTATTACTCCTCAGTCGGAAGTGATGGAAACCCTCATGGACCAGGCTCCTTGGGAATCAACCGGAATGGTTGTTCTACAGGCCGAAAGTGAAATTGCATCAATTAATATGGTATACGGTGGTGCCGGATGCGGTAAACGTGTTATGACATCATCTTCAAGCCCGGGCGTCAGTTTGATGCAGGAGGGCATGACTTATTTGGCAGGGGCTGAGTTGCCTTGCGTCGTTGTAAACGTTGTTAGGGGGGGGCCAGGTTTGGGAACTATTCAACCAGCTCAATCCGATTATTTCCAAACAGTAAAAGGTGGTGGTCATGGTGATTACAAGTTGATTACATTAGCACCAGCTTCGGTTCAGGAAATGGCTGATTTTGTTGAGTTAGCTTTTGATTTGGCCTTTAAATATCGTAATCCGGCAGTTATTTTGTCTGACGGTGTGATTGGTCAGATGATGGAAAAAGTGGAGTTAGGTGAATATAAGCCTCGTTGGACCAACGAATATATCGAAGAAAATCACCCTTGGGCAACCATGGGTAAGAAAAACAGAGAGCGTAATATTATTACATCTGTTCAGCTAGAGCCAAGTGTGCAGGAAGCATTTAATCATAAGCTTCAGAAAAAATATCGTGACTGCGAAGACAATGAAGTTCGTTACGAAGAGTATTTGTGCGATGATGCAGAATACTTATTAGTAGCCTATGGATCAAGTGCTCGTATCTGCCAAAAAGCTGCAGAGATAGCGCGTGAGAAAGGAATTAAAGTAGGTTTGCTTCGTCCAATTACTTTATGGCCATTCCCAACCAAGCAAATTGCTCATTATGCTGATAAAGTGAAAGGAATGTTGTCAGTTGAGATGAGTGCTGGACAAATGGTTGAAGACGTTCGTTTATCTGTTGAAGGTAAAGTGCGTGTTGAGCATTATGGTCGTTTAGGAGGCGCTATTCACTCACCAGGTGAAGTAGTTGAGGCATTAGAAAACAAATTCTTAAAAGCGTAA
- a CDS encoding DUF2490 domain-containing protein, with translation MKQYHLSYKHFTITLMSLISISLSAQTTENEWQTRTAFTAQFKLAKKIKLDIAPELRFEDQFKLDRSQLEAELKYKAFDFLTIGTRYRYIINYRDNKDTEYMHRYMLNATIKKEFDRWEPGFRLSYTDYTDDNSGSAFLRYKAFTSYNLKNCKFTPKFAIQAYHDISNSEWYKIRYEAGFDYKLFKKNSISFAYKLDYYLNEARNRHVIDIGYKVRF, from the coding sequence ATGAAGCAATATCACTTATCATACAAGCACTTTACCATTACCTTAATGTCCCTTATTTCAATATCGCTATCGGCACAAACCACCGAAAACGAATGGCAGACTCGTACTGCGTTTACTGCTCAGTTTAAATTGGCAAAAAAAATTAAACTCGACATTGCTCCGGAACTCCGTTTTGAAGATCAGTTTAAGTTAGACAGAAGTCAACTGGAGGCTGAACTTAAATACAAAGCATTTGACTTCTTAACTATTGGTACACGTTATCGCTATATTATCAATTATAGAGACAATAAAGATACTGAATACATGCACCGTTACATGTTGAATGCAACCATAAAAAAAGAGTTTGATCGATGGGAACCAGGTTTCCGATTAAGCTATACCGATTATACTGATGACAATAGCGGATCTGCCTTTTTACGCTACAAAGCATTTACATCGTACAACTTAAAAAACTGTAAATTTACTCCTAAGTTTGCCATTCAAGCCTATCATGACATTAGCAACTCCGAATGGTATAAAATTAGATACGAAGCCGGATTTGATTACAAACTTTTTAAAAAGAATAGTATAAGCTTTGCCTATAAATTAGATTACTATCTGAACGAAGCACGAAACCGTCATGTAATTGACATTGGATATAAAGTTAGGTTTTAA
- a CDS encoding DUF3300 domain-containing protein has protein sequence MRTRIYLLVMISFFSAATLVNAQSIGYRELVEEDSLLMDGLAAYDLTIRKDILTVSLYPELFVKMDELKDNSGSAFQNILKPYKRDVQEGLYDLTRYPDLIADLVEGGKKSKKEVELLAMIYPEDIHESCKKYGSTEYDALYAIHRLNQKNKKDFNNMLSTYDESLQKSMKRMLEYPEVLSTMSDNLEMVRLVGQAYREDPKALEADLETRYLEINEQKRKELADYKAQLEQDDQAMAEMVEAAQQYTEETGNGNVAQPVETVTEVVYVHHYSYWYGYPTWYSSPYWRPYPWYYHTGFYYGPGGGMVFIGMPSYWYVGWQFHRYPNRYPHLAYHYCRHSYRHPYSRYDFNRTVRRNISDNRQVDRRQLRQIDSRRDNVLSSSGRVKNDRVASRETRPTTRQSTREVSNNSRQATTRQGNQSSRQATTRQSNQATSREATTRQSQSTRQSSNTQSNRSNQNTTRQSQQSNTRSNQNSNRTTTSPMNYNNYRSNESFRSNMSTPRSTSPARNSGGGGRSGGGRR, from the coding sequence ATGAGAACACGAATTTATTTATTAGTGATGATCAGTTTTTTCTCCGCAGCTACACTGGTGAATGCTCAGAGTATTGGGTACAGGGAATTGGTTGAGGAAGACAGCTTGTTGATGGATGGATTGGCAGCGTATGATTTAACTATTCGAAAAGATATTTTGACAGTATCGTTATACCCAGAGTTGTTCGTGAAAATGGATGAGTTGAAAGATAACTCTGGTTCTGCTTTTCAGAATATTTTAAAGCCATATAAAAGAGATGTGCAAGAAGGGTTATATGATTTAACCCGCTATCCTGATCTAATTGCTGATTTGGTAGAAGGTGGTAAAAAGTCAAAAAAAGAAGTGGAACTACTAGCCATGATTTATCCTGAGGATATTCATGAATCGTGCAAGAAATACGGATCTACTGAATATGATGCCTTGTATGCCATACATCGATTAAATCAGAAGAATAAGAAAGATTTTAACAATATGCTTTCGACTTACGATGAATCGTTGCAAAAAAGCATGAAACGTATGCTGGAGTATCCCGAAGTATTAAGTACCATGTCAGATAATCTCGAAATGGTACGTTTGGTTGGTCAGGCTTATCGTGAAGATCCCAAGGCGTTGGAAGCTGATTTAGAAACTCGTTATCTCGAGATCAATGAGCAGAAACGTAAAGAGTTAGCTGATTATAAAGCACAGCTTGAACAAGATGATCAGGCAATGGCTGAAATGGTTGAGGCTGCGCAGCAATATACCGAAGAAACAGGTAATGGAAATGTTGCGCAACCTGTTGAAACAGTAACCGAAGTTGTTTATGTACATCATTACTCATATTGGTATGGATACCCTACATGGTATTCATCTCCTTATTGGAGACCTTATCCATGGTATTATCATACTGGTTTTTATTATGGACCTGGCGGGGGAATGGTGTTTATTGGCATGCCATCGTATTGGTATGTTGGGTGGCAATTTCATAGATATCCAAACAGGTATCCTCATTTAGCTTATCATTACTGCCGTCATTCTTATCGTCATCCATATTCACGATATGATTTTAATCGTACTGTTCGCCGAAATATTAGTGATAACAGACAGGTTGATAGAAGACAGTTACGACAAATTGATAGTAGAAGAGATAATGTATTAAGTTCGAGCGGAAGAGTGAAAAACGACAGAGTTGCATCTCGCGAAACCAGGCCAACAACCCGACAGTCAACTCGGGAAGTAAGCAATAATTCACGTCAGGCTACCACCCGTCAGGGAAATCAGTCATCGCGACAAGCAACAACCAGGCAGTCGAATCAAGCTACCTCGAGAGAGGCAACAACCCGTCAGTCTCAATCGACAAGGCAGAGTTCAAATACTCAATCGAATCGATCGAACCAGAATACAACGAGGCAGTCGCAACAATCGAATACGAGAAGCAATCAAAACTCAAATCGAACCACGACTAGTCCAATGAATTATAACAATTACAGATCGAATGAAAGTTTCAGATCAAATATGAGTACTCCACGTTCAACATCACCTGCCCGTAATTCAGGTGGAGGTGGACGCTCTGGTGGAGGAAGAAGATAG
- a CDS encoding histidine kinase has protein sequence MTESPFKLDTRAINWLAAIIIGLFVIFPDIVRFIDTDDDIVPPHQIEQFRPTPPDQQINPYSPNNHLPEKPPINPDFKPLKPDFDNGFPKIVFEFFYFFALSLILLFINNRITNPFTHLKKLTRYRLAISIISTLFICILAQYIYSLLKGFYSHGPNFGFFNGMVLFKCFFVSIITVLFSQLTLVLFKQQEIRFEMEQLRSENLQNRFDALTSQINPHFFFNSLNALSGLVRIKDNSNALKYINELSVIFRYVLKGKWQELVVLQDEMQFLEAYQYLLQIRYGERLSFNININSEDEQNYRLPYLSLQPLIENVIKHNIISTSYPMKINIFIQNKDTLIVSNLIQPKIEVEPSTGIGLNNLSNRYKLLVDKNIQSYIDKDLFIVELPLTSVDQNKNESTDY, from the coding sequence GTGACAGAATCACCTTTTAAATTAGATACTCGAGCAATTAATTGGTTAGCTGCTATTATCATCGGTTTATTTGTGATATTTCCGGATATTGTACGATTTATCGATACCGATGATGATATTGTACCACCACATCAAATAGAACAATTCCGACCTACCCCACCCGATCAACAAATCAATCCTTACTCCCCTAATAATCATTTACCTGAAAAACCTCCTATCAATCCAGATTTTAAACCTCTTAAACCAGATTTTGATAACGGATTTCCAAAAATTGTATTCGAGTTTTTTTACTTCTTTGCCTTATCATTAATCCTACTTTTTATTAACAACCGAATTACAAATCCTTTCACTCACTTAAAGAAACTTACCCGATACCGACTGGCTATTTCCATAATATCAACTTTATTCATCTGCATTTTAGCTCAATATATTTATTCGCTTCTAAAAGGATTTTATTCTCACGGACCCAACTTTGGCTTTTTCAACGGAATGGTATTATTCAAATGTTTCTTTGTGAGTATCATCACCGTACTTTTTAGTCAATTAACTCTGGTTTTATTTAAACAACAAGAGATTAGATTTGAGATGGAGCAGTTACGTTCAGAAAATTTACAAAATCGTTTCGATGCCTTAACCTCACAAATCAATCCTCATTTCTTTTTTAATTCACTCAATGCTTTGTCTGGATTAGTGCGAATAAAAGACAATTCAAATGCACTAAAATACATCAACGAATTGTCTGTTATATTTAGATATGTCTTAAAAGGTAAATGGCAGGAATTAGTAGTATTGCAAGATGAAATGCAATTTTTAGAGGCATATCAATATCTGCTACAAATCAGATATGGCGAACGACTTTCGTTCAACATCAACATTAATAGTGAAGATGAACAAAACTATCGATTACCTTATTTATCGCTTCAACCCTTGATTGAAAATGTAATTAAACACAACATTATCAGCACCAGCTATCCCATGAAAATCAATATCTTTATTCAAAACAAAGATACATTGATTGTATCCAATCTAATTCAGCCTAAAATTGAAGTTGAACCAAGTACCGGAATAGGATTAAACAATCTTAGTAACAGATACAAACTACTGGTTGATAAAAATATTCAATCCTACATTGATAAAGATTTGTTTATTGTAGAATTACCACTAACCTCTGTAGACCAAAATAAAAATGAAAGCACTGATTATTGA
- a CDS encoding polyphosphate polymerase domain-containing protein, with the protein MKTLDTSYFDPISLEQMDGVKLMNRTDTKYCTTLEQLDKLLKKIEPYYYALTMEGENQLPYSTTYFDTPSANMYCNHVRGKKNRYKIRRRTYLSTGIHFMEIKFKNNKGRTIKERISTQAIFDQLSSEEQVFLNEHTPFNPFQLSPGLYNSFSRLTLVNHNFKERCTIDFNLLFAHDNEILTLKDLVIIELKTGQRDIHSNLAIALRDMRIKPSSFSKYTMGRSLLDEKLKTNAIKPKLRNLKKLSRISFLSPQLT; encoded by the coding sequence ATGAAAACGTTGGATACTTCCTACTTCGATCCTATATCTCTCGAACAAATGGATGGAGTTAAGTTGATGAATCGGACAGATACAAAGTACTGTACTACCCTGGAACAACTCGACAAATTATTGAAGAAAATTGAGCCTTATTATTATGCCTTAACTATGGAGGGTGAAAATCAACTTCCTTACTCAACAACGTATTTCGATACACCATCAGCCAACATGTATTGTAATCACGTTAGAGGGAAAAAGAACCGATATAAAATCAGGCGACGCACCTATCTTTCTACCGGCATTCATTTTATGGAAATTAAGTTTAAAAACAATAAAGGAAGAACCATTAAAGAACGTATTTCTACACAAGCCATCTTTGATCAATTAAGCAGCGAAGAGCAAGTATTTTTAAACGAACACACTCCTTTTAATCCGTTTCAATTATCACCTGGTTTATACAATAGTTTTAGCAGATTAACGCTGGTTAACCACAACTTTAAAGAACGTTGTACGATTGATTTTAATTTACTTTTTGCGCACGACAACGAGATACTGACATTAAAAGATTTGGTTATTATAGAACTTAAAACCGGGCAACGCGACATACACTCCAATCTGGCCATTGCTCTAAGAGATATGAGGATTAAACCCTCCAGTTTCAGTAAATACACCATGGGCAGATCATTACTGGATGAAAAGCTTAAAACAAACGCTATTAAACCTAAGCTTCGCAACTTAAAGAAACTATCTAGAATCTCTTTTCTATCACCTCAATTAACTTAA
- a CDS encoding DUF4956 domain-containing protein: protein MTTNILSVTSLYTYLLETFGWEENLRFLDIKLINVSDLTELIVRFALNLLLIFVIVHFMYARGSKRKDFYFSYLSIGVLVFLMCFLLSSVKLELGFAMGLFAIFGIIRYRTDAIPIKEMTYLFIVIGISVINALANKKVSYSELMFTNGIILLGLWFLEKRLSLKQENCITLIYERIENIHTLKQDELLNDLKNRTGIAIKRYEIQKIDFLRDVAEITLYFNANGKD from the coding sequence ATGACTACAAATATTTTATCTGTCACATCACTATATACGTATTTATTAGAAACATTTGGCTGGGAAGAGAACCTACGCTTTTTAGACATTAAACTGATTAATGTTAGCGACTTAACGGAATTAATAGTTCGGTTTGCACTCAACCTATTACTCATTTTTGTGATTGTGCATTTTATGTACGCCCGAGGCAGTAAACGCAAAGACTTTTATTTTAGCTACTTATCTATTGGTGTATTAGTTTTTTTAATGTGCTTTTTACTAAGTAGTGTCAAACTTGAATTGGGTTTTGCCATGGGATTGTTTGCCATTTTTGGTATTATCCGCTACCGAACCGATGCTATACCCATTAAAGAAATGACCTATCTATTTATAGTGATTGGAATCTCGGTAATAAATGCCTTAGCAAATAAAAAAGTAAGCTACAGTGAATTAATGTTTACCAATGGCATTATTCTACTTGGATTATGGTTTCTTGAAAAACGACTTAGCCTGAAACAAGAAAACTGCATTACTCTTATCTACGAAAGAATAGAAAATATACATACTCTGAAGCAAGATGAACTATTAAATGATTTAAAAAATCGAACTGGAATAGCAATCAAACGGTATGAAATTCAGAAAATAGATTTTTTACGAGACGTTGCAGAAATAACTCTGTATTTCAATGCTAATGGAAAAGACTAA
- a CDS encoding 2-oxoacid:acceptor oxidoreductase family protein, which produces MKEEIIIAGFGGQGVLSMGKILAYSGVMQGQEVSWMPSYGPEMRGGTANVTVILSDERISSPILHEFDTAVILNQQSMDKFEKDVKPGGTLIYDGNGITRHPERTDINIYRVDATEEAARMNSVKTFNMIVLGGFLKVKPVVAMENVIAGLKKSLPERHHHLIPMNEKAIDRGAEIIKKL; this is translated from the coding sequence ATGAAAGAAGAAATAATCATAGCCGGTTTCGGCGGTCAGGGTGTACTTTCAATGGGTAAAATACTAGCTTACTCGGGTGTAATGCAAGGTCAGGAAGTAAGCTGGATGCCATCGTATGGTCCTGAAATGCGCGGAGGAACGGCCAATGTAACGGTCATTCTGAGCGATGAGCGAATCAGTTCGCCTATTCTTCACGAATTTGATACTGCTGTTATTTTAAATCAGCAGTCCATGGATAAATTCGAAAAAGATGTAAAGCCAGGCGGAACATTAATTTATGATGGAAATGGTATAACACGTCATCCGGAACGTACCGATATAAATATTTACCGTGTGGATGCCACCGAAGAAGCAGCCCGAATGAATTCTGTTAAAACATTTAACATGATTGTTTTGGGTGGATTTTTGAAAGTTAAACCTGTGGTTGCAATGGAAAATGTAATTGCTGGTTTGAAGAAGTCCTTGCCAGAGCGTCATCATCATCTTATTCCAATGAATGAGAAAGCGATTGATCGTGGAGCTGAAATTATTAAAAAACTTTAG